Proteins encoded in a region of the Ornithodoros turicata isolate Travis chromosome 3, ASM3712646v1, whole genome shotgun sequence genome:
- the LOC135389910 gene encoding very long chain fatty acid elongase AAEL008004-like: protein MSNPIGILSLIAFYLLFSLKLGPAFMRNRRPFNITFLVVVYNAAMVAFSIYFIFLTVKWAYVKSGYNIVCQENDSQTNPAASIIIYHGWWYLMLKVSELLDTVFFVFKKKFTHVSFLHLLHHSLALWTVWLDLHLAITGQVALFPLLNASVHVVMYTYYGLAALRLQKYLWWKKYVTQFQIAQFATLTVHSAIPLFVNCGFPRSFALLMVLEATLFMGLFSDFYYRTYVQSNVGRKVE from the coding sequence ATGAGCAACCCCATAGGCATCTTGAGCCTAATCGCTTTTTACTTGCTCTTCTCGCTGAAGCTCGGGCCCGCGTTCATGAGAAACAGGCGACCCTTCAACATAACCTTCCTCGTGGTCGTCTACAATGCGGCTATGGTGGCGTTCAGCATCTACTTCATCTTCCTGACCGTGAAGTGGGCCTACGTGAAGAGTGGCTACAACATCGTCTGTCAGGAAAATGACTCGCAGACCAATCCAGCAGCCTCTATTATCATCTACCACGGATGGTGGTACTTGATGCTCAAAGTCAGCGAACTCCTCGACACTGTCTTCTTCGTGTTCAAGAAGAAATTCACGCACGTTTCGTTCCTCCATCTCCTGCATCATTCTCTCGCGTTGTGGACAGTGTGGTTGGACCTCCACTTGGCCATTACGGGGCAGGTCGCCCTCTTCCCGCTGCTGAACGCCAGTGTACACGTAGTAATGTATACTTACTACGGCCTTGCGGCTCTGCGACTACAGAAGTACCTCTGGTGGAAGAAGTACGtgacacaatttcagattgcgcAGTTCGCTACGCTCACGGTGCATTCGGCGATCCCGCTCTTTGTCAACTGTGGATTTCCCAGGTCCTTTGCGCTGCTCATGGTTCTGGAAGCGACCTTGTTTATGGGACTCTTCTCAGACTTTTACTACAGGACTTACGTTCAATCGAATGTTGGAAGGAAAGTGGAGTGA